A region from the Flavobacteriales bacterium genome encodes:
- the fabF gene encoding beta-ketoacyl-ACP synthase II — protein MQLRRVVVTGLGAITPLGNTVKDYWAGLVAGVSGAAPITKFDASKFKTRFACEVKGFDPEQFMDRKEARKMDPFAQYAVAASDEAIKDAGLDLEKTDRDRFGVIWGSGIGGLKTFQEECIAFGKGDGTPRFNPFFIPKMIADSASGLISMRHKLHGPSYVTVSACASGNNSMIDAFNNIRLGICTAVVTGGSEAAVYEAGVGGFNALHAMSTRNDDPATASRPYDKDRDGFVLGEGGAAIILEDLEHAKARGARIYCEVIGAGMSSDAYHITAPHPEGVGVHLCMKNAVQDAGIGVGDVDLINTHGTSTPIGDPQELKAIQRLFGDAAYAMNINATKSMTGHLLGGAGAVEGVATILSVTNNIVPPTINHFTDDPEIDPKLNLTFNKAQQRTVNVAISNTFGFGGHNTSVVFRKYNG, from the coding sequence ATGCAGCTCAGGCGCGTAGTCGTCACCGGACTCGGGGCCATAACGCCGCTCGGTAATACCGTGAAGGATTACTGGGCCGGGTTGGTCGCCGGGGTAAGTGGTGCTGCGCCCATCACCAAGTTCGACGCGAGCAAGTTCAAGACCCGCTTCGCCTGCGAAGTGAAAGGCTTCGACCCGGAGCAGTTCATGGACCGCAAGGAGGCGCGGAAGATGGACCCCTTTGCGCAGTACGCGGTGGCTGCCAGCGATGAAGCGATCAAGGACGCCGGGCTCGATCTGGAAAAGACCGACCGCGACCGCTTCGGGGTCATCTGGGGCAGCGGCATCGGCGGGCTGAAGACCTTCCAGGAGGAGTGCATCGCATTCGGTAAAGGCGATGGCACCCCGCGCTTCAATCCGTTCTTCATCCCCAAGATGATAGCGGATAGTGCCTCCGGGCTGATCAGCATGCGCCACAAGCTGCACGGGCCCAGCTATGTTACCGTGAGCGCTTGCGCCAGCGGCAACAACAGCATGATCGACGCCTTCAACAATATCCGCTTGGGCATCTGCACGGCGGTGGTGACGGGGGGTAGCGAGGCTGCGGTTTACGAGGCAGGTGTTGGCGGCTTCAACGCGTTGCACGCCATGAGCACGCGCAACGATGATCCCGCAACAGCGAGCCGCCCCTACGACAAGGACCGCGATGGTTTCGTGCTCGGCGAAGGCGGCGCGGCCATCATCCTCGAGGACTTGGAGCATGCCAAAGCCCGTGGCGCACGCATCTACTGCGAAGTGATCGGCGCAGGTATGAGCAGCGACGCATACCACATCACCGCACCGCACCCCGAAGGCGTGGGCGTGCACCTCTGCATGAAGAACGCCGTGCAGGACGCCGGTATCGGCGTTGGCGATGTGGACCTCATCAACACGCACGGTACCAGCACGCCCATCGGCGACCCGCAGGAACTGAAGGCCATCCAACGCCTCTTCGGCGACGCTGCTTATGCGATGAACATCAACGCCACCAAGAGCATGACAGGCCACCTACTCGGCGGTGCCGGCGCTGTGGAAGGCGTGGCCACCATCCTCTCGGTGACCAACAACATCGTTCCGCCGACGATCAACCACTTCACGGACGATCCCGAGATCGATCCCAAGTTGAACCTCACGTTCAACAAGGCGCAGCAGCGCACCGTGAACGTTGCGATCAGCAACACGTTCGGCTTCGGCGGCCACAACACGTCCGTCGTCTTCCGCAAGTACAACGGATAG
- the rnc gene encoding ribonuclease III: protein MLRTLFSIPRNAEERKLRAWCRSTLGITPGDLALYRQAMRHSSAVPEDRPDLPNNERLEFLGDAILDAIVGTLLFRTYPDQGEGFLTRMRSKLVSRAQLSVLAKHIGIEQVVETKVSRGHETSVPGNALEALIGAIFLDKGFKKTQALVLDLISRHFDLKELEKEDRDGKSRLLEWGQKRRRKVEFRISEERGKGPRGKQYVAEVVIDGNVRGTGRGPSKKVAEQDAAQSAFKSMRSRGGEGRERQRREERS, encoded by the coding sequence TTGCTCCGCACACTTTTCTCCATCCCCAGGAACGCCGAGGAACGCAAGCTGCGGGCTTGGTGCCGCAGCACATTGGGCATTACCCCGGGCGATCTGGCGCTCTACCGACAGGCCATGCGGCATAGCAGCGCGGTGCCCGAGGACCGGCCAGACCTTCCCAACAACGAGCGCCTCGAGTTCCTGGGCGATGCGATACTCGATGCCATCGTAGGCACCTTGTTGTTCCGTACGTACCCGGACCAAGGCGAGGGCTTCCTGACGCGCATGCGCAGCAAACTGGTGAGCCGTGCACAGCTCAGTGTGCTGGCCAAGCACATCGGTATTGAGCAGGTGGTGGAGACCAAGGTGTCGCGTGGTCATGAGACCAGTGTGCCCGGCAATGCCTTGGAAGCGCTCATCGGTGCCATTTTCCTGGACAAGGGATTCAAGAAGACCCAAGCGTTGGTCCTCGACCTCATCAGCAGGCACTTCGACCTGAAAGAGCTGGAGAAGGAAGACCGCGACGGTAAGAGCCGCCTGTTGGAATGGGGCCAGAAGCGCCGGAGGAAAGTCGAGTTCAGGATCAGCGAAGAACGTGGCAAGGGACCGCGGGGAAAACAGTACGTGGCCGAAGTGGTCATCGATGGGAATGTGCGCGGGACCGGTCGCGGGCCGAGCAAGAAAGTGGCAGAACAGGACGCTGCCCAAAGCGCGTTCAAGAGCATGCGCTCGCGCGGGGGCGAGGGGCGCGAGCGGCAGCGGCGCGAAGAACGATCATAG
- a CDS encoding GAF domain-containing protein — protein MSETITLPTTTDRFALYSALFPQVKSLLEDERDPVAAMANMSAAIQQAFGWHWVGFYRVMGAELVLGPFQGPVACFRIGHGKGVCGTAWAEERTVVVPDVDKFPGHIACSDKTRSEMVVPFKGRDGHIHGVLDIDSMKENDFAEVDAHWLERMVELLEPLFD, from the coding sequence ATGAGCGAGACGATCACCCTGCCCACCACCACTGACCGGTTCGCGTTGTACAGCGCGTTGTTCCCGCAGGTGAAGAGCCTGCTGGAGGATGAGCGCGACCCTGTGGCGGCGATGGCCAACATGAGCGCGGCGATCCAGCAGGCGTTCGGCTGGCATTGGGTGGGCTTCTACCGGGTGATGGGCGCCGAGCTCGTGCTGGGGCCGTTCCAAGGGCCGGTGGCGTGTTTCCGCATTGGCCATGGAAAAGGCGTGTGCGGAACCGCATGGGCCGAGGAGCGCACGGTGGTGGTTCCCGATGTGGACAAGTTCCCCGGCCACATTGCCTGCAGCGACAAGACACGCAGCGAGATGGTGGTGCCGTTCAAAGGACGCGACGGCCACATCCACGGTGTGTTGGACATCGACAGCATGAAGGAGAACGATTTCGCGGAGGTGGATGCGCACTGGCTGGAGAGGATGGTGGAGCTGCTGGAGCCATTGTTCGATTGA
- a CDS encoding Ig-like domain-containing protein, producing the protein MLFVAGCAQVREPTGGDQDKVGPKLVDATPQNGSTAFKGDRIVLRFSERVQVKNARENLVVSPPLAKAPTLRVVGDKSVQIGLEAPLAANTTYVFDYAKAIVDLTEGNQDSSGVFVISTGPVIDQGRLRVHVSEARTGKVLEGFEVLLYPTDSAADVRQGSSAGFARTMKDGHATVGYLRDGEYRVFALEDKNGNHRYDLPNERLAFAEQPALVRADTMSDEVDLRVFTAMDSVQRLLDARWTNGVFRFALSRPAGTLETKRLSGEVLDWEQEWNTARDTVRCWYAGKDSLASGPLLVLADGQLLDTAQVEVKSAGTMSVAEVRYTGTTDVLLEFDRPVEVMDSARVEARRDSVMVPVRLVKQGARRFRAAHKEAPGGGLKLAFLPGALQDRQGRTNDTLRTEVRLAGPKEQGTLHVVLNPQGDYAGPYILELLDQSGRVMLARAGGTLPSKVGLSGLPPEPYGLRLVLDANGNGRWDTGAFGQNRQPERVVVHPAGANVRAGWEVELVW; encoded by the coding sequence ATGCTGTTCGTTGCGGGTTGTGCGCAGGTGCGCGAGCCGACGGGCGGAGACCAGGACAAAGTGGGCCCGAAACTGGTGGATGCGACGCCGCAGAACGGAAGCACGGCGTTCAAGGGCGACCGCATCGTGCTGCGGTTCAGCGAGCGGGTGCAGGTGAAGAACGCGCGGGAGAACCTCGTGGTGTCGCCGCCGCTGGCGAAGGCACCGACGCTGCGGGTGGTCGGCGACAAGAGCGTGCAGATCGGTTTGGAAGCGCCTCTGGCGGCCAACACCACTTATGTGTTCGATTACGCGAAGGCCATTGTGGACCTGACGGAAGGGAACCAGGACAGCAGTGGCGTGTTCGTGATCAGCACGGGACCGGTCATAGACCAAGGAAGGCTGCGCGTGCATGTGAGCGAAGCGCGCACGGGCAAAGTGCTGGAGGGTTTCGAGGTGCTCCTCTACCCTACCGACAGCGCTGCGGATGTGCGCCAAGGCAGCAGCGCCGGTTTTGCGCGCACCATGAAGGACGGCCACGCCACAGTGGGGTACTTGCGCGATGGTGAGTACCGCGTGTTCGCTCTGGAAGACAAGAACGGCAACCACCGCTACGACCTGCCCAATGAGCGGTTGGCGTTCGCGGAGCAACCGGCCTTGGTGCGGGCGGACACGATGAGCGATGAAGTGGATCTGCGGGTGTTCACAGCGATGGACAGTGTGCAGCGGTTGCTTGATGCGCGCTGGACGAACGGGGTATTCCGGTTCGCGCTGAGCCGGCCAGCAGGAACGCTGGAGACGAAACGCTTGAGCGGTGAGGTGCTGGACTGGGAGCAGGAATGGAACACCGCACGCGACACGGTACGCTGCTGGTATGCGGGCAAAGACAGCCTGGCCAGTGGGCCGCTGCTGGTGCTGGCGGACGGCCAGTTGCTGGACACGGCGCAAGTGGAGGTGAAGTCCGCTGGGACGATGAGCGTTGCGGAGGTGAGGTACACGGGCACAACGGATGTGCTCCTCGAGTTCGACCGGCCGGTGGAAGTGATGGACAGCGCGCGGGTGGAAGCACGGCGCGACTCGGTGATGGTGCCGGTGCGCTTGGTGAAGCAGGGTGCGCGGCGCTTCCGTGCAGCGCACAAGGAGGCGCCGGGGGGCGGACTGAAGCTGGCCTTCTTGCCCGGAGCCTTGCAGGACCGGCAAGGCCGCACGAACGACACGTTGCGTACCGAGGTGCGGTTGGCCGGGCCCAAGGAGCAGGGCACATTGCATGTGGTGCTGAACCCACAGGGCGACTACGCCGGGCCGTACATCCTTGAACTGTTGGACCAGAGCGGCCGGGTGATGCTCGCCCGGGCCGGTGGCACATTGCCTTCCAAGGTTGGTTTATCGGGACTTCCACCGGAACCGTACGGGTTGCGGTTGGTGCTGGACGCGAATGGCAACGGGCGCTGGGATACAGGCGCCTTTGGCCAAAACCGCCAGCCCGAGCGGGTTGTGGTGCATCCGGCCGGGGCCAATGTGCGGGCCGGATGGGAGGTGGAGCTGGTGTGGTAG
- a CDS encoding gliding motility-associated C-terminal domain-containing protein: MIRALRFTAALLLLPAFVPKANAQQGVVPTMGTEFWIGFMKGYQGGAASSLDIFVSSPVNTSGTLTMPLTGYTQPFSVTANVTTTITFPNVPMAMHFGSEVVDNKSILIETQDTVAVFAINFEQYTADAAVIYPIQSLGTDYRVFTYYGYPGISDLLSEFLIVATQDNTEIEITTTANTAGGHVAGTPWIIQLDSGETYQVQAASDATDLQGSWIRGTAASGSCRPFAVFGGSVCTKVPTACTACDHVYDQNLPTTVWGRTYYTVPFDQMSGYTYRIMARDNGTLVTINGGAPIAMNAGDWQEYNYNATANCIQSNNPIAVAQYMEGVTCNTVNPSLGDPALLVLNAEEQQIDRITFGTVVSTVITDHFLNIVTETANTSSVYLDGVQVPTAQFSIYPSCATMSYAQVDLPPGSHTLECTGGLSAYVYGAGSAETYAYSVGAFTPVPPLIVDSVFCGLDSTGTLTLSPPVPIFNPFWTTLSNPNDTLYQGLVYTFVPPASDVYVVTGYENQSFCEQQFFYSVEIDDPPVLTLTASSTTICQYEPVQLNVSPAPAGTYLYNWWPDAPLNDGSLPDPIATPAHSGWFYVSVSTLNGCAVAIDSIYITVVPGDVLLFEATTDDDLICAGDTVQLNLEIHQTIVSDTMDIALNPAMWSSTTGGALSNVCGSIGGNALHFDGPLPTRETQTVDLNVALGGTIRFNLKISDGIAPCDNADPGEDVVLEYSTNGGGAWTLINTYFEYQFPTWTQIDETIPAGAMTASTRFRWRQLAFTGAGEDNWQLDDVAIAVEDQTGITFAWTPAASLSNAAIVNPQAWPNTTGWYYVDGTDNNTQCAYSDSLFITVGQPFTLNMTPDTSICDVAGIQLDAIPSGGTNHSYLWAPNTAISSTFAASPVVTPAATTTYTVTVTSQEGCTATGDVQITVAAALNLTVTTTDNDICAGDIVTLNANVGGAVGMAFLWDPITGLSSSTVQSPTAQPLQDVWYSVIATDTVSGCVLTDSVFINVTNVGGVSAGNDTTVCSAMGMQLEVTFNTVNPIIQWEPAQYLLFPNTATPTINFDSTMTYIVEVGDGVNCSAFDTVTVTVQFSDLTFISDSSLCQGESMVIDAGYPGVQHSWNTGDTTQTITVSAAGAYTVTMTDVIGCQVSFTTNVIVDPLPVVTLGPDTSLCVGENWLLDAGNPGSAYEWSTTAVTQAITTTVGGSFWVVVTDANDCVNSDTIDIVFDQLPVINLPDTVVCVSETIVLDAGNPGSAYLWSPNGETSQTISVNNATGVYSVVVTTPTICIDSATAALTFIPFPVVDLGPDTALCDTQELTLDAQNDTCAFTWSTGATSQTITLYASDSIWVDVFNDYCVTRDSINVVFNPLPNELTVDVVTICLDYPPHYAVLSGENPGNTYVWSPTNETTQVILADDYGWYVVQLTTPLNCTITDSILVQEYCNSAIYVPNTFTPDGDGYNDEFFPNGWNIANIELNIFDRWGELISSGTGSQAKWDGTYGGTASQDGVYIWKVKYRFYDNAEKTVIGPEYEKTGHVTLIR; the protein is encoded by the coding sequence ATGATCCGCGCACTCAGGTTTACCGCCGCCCTCCTCCTTTTGCCCGCATTCGTTCCGAAGGCCAACGCCCAGCAAGGGGTGGTCCCAACCATGGGCACCGAGTTCTGGATCGGCTTCATGAAGGGCTATCAGGGCGGTGCCGCCAGCAGCTTGGACATTTTCGTGAGCAGCCCGGTGAACACGAGCGGCACACTGACCATGCCGCTGACAGGATACACGCAGCCCTTCAGCGTTACGGCTAACGTGACCACCACGATCACGTTCCCCAACGTGCCCATGGCCATGCACTTCGGCAGTGAGGTGGTCGACAACAAGTCCATCCTGATCGAAACCCAGGACACCGTGGCGGTGTTCGCCATCAACTTCGAGCAGTACACGGCCGACGCCGCAGTGATCTATCCCATCCAATCGCTCGGTACGGACTACAGGGTGTTCACCTACTACGGCTACCCGGGTATATCGGACTTGTTGAGCGAGTTCCTGATCGTGGCCACGCAGGACAACACGGAGATAGAGATCACCACGACGGCGAACACGGCTGGTGGGCATGTGGCAGGCACGCCATGGATCATTCAGCTTGACAGTGGGGAGACCTACCAAGTGCAGGCTGCCAGCGACGCCACGGACCTGCAGGGCAGCTGGATCCGCGGCACCGCGGCCAGCGGCTCGTGCAGGCCGTTCGCCGTGTTCGGCGGAAGCGTGTGCACCAAGGTGCCGACCGCTTGCACAGCCTGCGACCACGTGTACGACCAGAACCTGCCTACCACGGTGTGGGGCCGCACGTACTACACGGTGCCCTTCGACCAGATGAGCGGCTATACCTACCGCATCATGGCACGCGACAATGGCACTCTGGTGACCATCAACGGTGGGGCGCCGATAGCTATGAACGCGGGCGACTGGCAGGAGTACAACTACAACGCAACGGCCAACTGCATCCAGAGCAACAACCCGATCGCGGTGGCGCAGTACATGGAAGGCGTTACGTGCAACACGGTGAACCCCAGCTTGGGCGACCCTGCATTGCTGGTGCTGAACGCCGAGGAACAACAGATCGATCGGATCACGTTCGGAACGGTGGTGAGCACCGTGATCACCGACCACTTCCTGAACATCGTTACTGAAACCGCGAACACATCGAGCGTGTACCTGGACGGGGTGCAGGTGCCCACGGCACAGTTCAGCATCTACCCATCGTGCGCCACGATGAGCTATGCCCAGGTGGACCTGCCGCCGGGCAGCCACACCTTGGAATGCACCGGCGGGTTGAGCGCCTATGTGTACGGCGCCGGAAGCGCTGAGACCTACGCGTATTCGGTGGGTGCGTTCACCCCGGTGCCACCACTGATCGTGGACAGCGTGTTCTGCGGTCTCGACAGCACGGGCACGCTCACGCTGAGCCCTCCCGTGCCGATCTTCAATCCGTTCTGGACCACTCTCAGCAACCCGAACGACACGCTCTACCAAGGCCTTGTCTACACGTTCGTGCCGCCTGCGAGCGATGTGTACGTAGTGACGGGCTATGAGAACCAGAGCTTCTGCGAACAACAGTTTTTCTACAGTGTGGAGATCGATGATCCTCCAGTACTGACGTTGACGGCCAGCTCTACCACCATATGCCAGTACGAACCCGTGCAGTTGAACGTGTCGCCCGCTCCGGCCGGCACGTACCTCTACAACTGGTGGCCCGATGCGCCATTGAACGACGGGTCGCTCCCCGACCCCATAGCCACTCCGGCCCACAGCGGATGGTTCTACGTGAGCGTGAGCACGCTGAACGGATGTGCCGTAGCCATCGACAGCATCTACATAACGGTGGTGCCCGGTGATGTGCTCCTGTTCGAGGCAACAACGGACGATGACCTGATCTGCGCGGGTGACACCGTGCAACTGAACCTGGAGATCCACCAGACCATCGTGAGCGACACGATGGACATTGCGCTGAACCCCGCCATGTGGAGCAGCACCACCGGTGGCGCACTGAGCAACGTCTGCGGATCCATCGGCGGCAACGCGCTCCACTTCGACGGGCCTTTGCCGACCCGCGAGACGCAGACGGTTGACCTCAACGTGGCCTTGGGCGGCACCATCCGCTTCAACCTGAAGATCAGCGATGGTATAGCACCATGCGACAACGCAGACCCGGGAGAAGACGTGGTGCTGGAGTACAGCACGAACGGCGGTGGAGCTTGGACGCTGATCAACACCTACTTCGAGTACCAGTTCCCCACCTGGACGCAGATCGACGAAACGATCCCTGCGGGTGCAATGACGGCCAGCACACGGTTCCGTTGGCGCCAGCTGGCCTTCACAGGTGCCGGTGAGGACAACTGGCAACTGGACGATGTGGCCATTGCGGTGGAGGACCAGACGGGCATCACCTTCGCGTGGACACCAGCAGCATCGCTGAGCAACGCAGCCATCGTGAACCCACAGGCCTGGCCGAACACCACGGGCTGGTACTACGTGGACGGCACGGACAACAACACACAGTGCGCGTATTCGGACAGTTTGTTCATCACCGTGGGCCAGCCGTTCACCTTGAACATGACCCCGGACACGTCGATCTGCGATGTGGCCGGCATCCAATTGGACGCCATCCCGAGCGGAGGCACCAACCACAGTTACCTGTGGGCGCCGAACACTGCCATCTCCAGCACGTTCGCCGCAAGTCCTGTGGTGACGCCGGCAGCCACCACCACGTACACGGTGACGGTAACCAGCCAGGAAGGATGCACGGCCACCGGTGATGTTCAGATCACTGTTGCGGCCGCCCTCAACCTCACGGTGACCACTACGGACAACGACATTTGCGCAGGCGACATCGTGACCTTGAACGCGAACGTGGGTGGCGCAGTGGGCATGGCATTCTTGTGGGATCCGATCACAGGTCTCAGCAGCAGCACGGTGCAGAGCCCGACCGCGCAACCCTTGCAGGATGTTTGGTACAGCGTGATCGCCACGGACACGGTGAGCGGCTGCGTGCTCACGGACAGCGTGTTCATCAACGTCACCAATGTTGGCGGGGTGAGCGCGGGCAACGACACTACGGTGTGCAGCGCGATGGGCATGCAGTTGGAGGTGACCTTCAACACGGTGAACCCCATCATCCAATGGGAGCCCGCCCAGTACCTGCTGTTCCCGAACACCGCTACGCCGACCATCAATTTCGACAGCACGATGACCTACATCGTTGAAGTGGGTGATGGAGTGAACTGCTCAGCTTTCGACACGGTGACGGTTACCGTGCAGTTCAGCGACCTCACCTTCATCAGCGATAGCTCGTTGTGCCAAGGCGAGAGCATGGTGATCGATGCGGGTTATCCCGGTGTGCAGCATTCCTGGAACACGGGCGACACGACGCAGACCATCACGGTGAGCGCGGCCGGGGCTTACACCGTGACCATGACCGATGTGATCGGTTGCCAGGTGAGCTTCACCACGAACGTGATCGTGGATCCGTTGCCGGTGGTGACCCTCGGTCCTGATACCTCGCTTTGCGTGGGCGAGAACTGGTTGCTGGATGCGGGTAACCCCGGAAGCGCTTACGAGTGGAGCACCACGGCGGTGACGCAGGCCATCACCACTACGGTGGGCGGCAGCTTCTGGGTGGTCGTTACCGACGCCAACGACTGCGTGAACAGTGACACCATCGACATCGTCTTCGACCAGCTGCCCGTGATCAACCTGCCGGACACGGTGGTGTGCGTGAGCGAGACGATCGTACTGGACGCCGGCAACCCGGGCAGCGCTTACCTGTGGAGCCCGAACGGCGAAACGTCGCAGACCATCAGCGTCAACAACGCCACGGGCGTGTACAGTGTGGTGGTGACCACACCCACCATCTGCATCGACAGCGCTACGGCGGCGCTGACGTTCATTCCGTTCCCCGTTGTGGACCTGGGCCCCGACACCGCGCTCTGCGATACACAGGAACTGACGTTGGATGCACAGAACGACACATGCGCCTTCACATGGAGTACCGGGGCAACGAGCCAAACAATAACCCTGTATGCGAGCGACAGCATCTGGGTGGACGTCTTCAACGACTACTGCGTGACGCGCGACAGCATCAATGTGGTCTTCAACCCGCTGCCCAACGAATTGACGGTGGATGTGGTGACCATCTGCCTCGATTATCCGCCGCACTATGCCGTGCTCAGCGGCGAGAACCCGGGCAACACGTATGTATGGAGCCCCACCAATGAAACCACACAGGTGATCCTGGCCGACGATTACGGCTGGTATGTTGTGCAGCTCACAACCCCGCTGAACTGCACCATCACGGACAGCATCCTGGTGCAGGAATACTGCAACAGCGCCATTTACGTTCCCAACACCTTCACGCCCGATGGTGACGGCTACAACGACGAGTTCTTCCCCAACGGCTGGAACATCGCCAACATCGAACTGAACATCTTCGACCGCTGGGGCGAGCTGATCAGCTCCGGCACGGGCAGCCAGGCGAAATGGGACGGCACGTACGGTGGCACGGCCAGCCAGGACGGCGTGTACATCTGGAAGGTGAAGTACCGCTTCTATGACAACGCCGAGAAGACCGTGATAGGCCCTGAATACGAGAAGACCGGGCACGTGACGCTGATCCGTTAA